In Citrus sinensis cultivar Valencia sweet orange chromosome 2, DVS_A1.0, whole genome shotgun sequence, a single genomic region encodes these proteins:
- the LOC102630807 gene encoding uncharacterized protein LOC102630807 translates to MSMSKSSKMLQFINYRMRVTIQDGRQLVGKFMAFDRHMNLVLGDCEEFRKLPPAKGKKNNTNEEREDRRTLGLVLLRGEEVISMTVEGPPPPEESRAKAVSASAVAGPGIGRAAGRGVPAAPLVQAQPGLAGPVRGVGGPAPGMMQPQISRPPIPQLSAPPMTYPATSGGPPVIRPPGQMPPPVYPGQGPPMARGPPPQGPPQGFGVRPPQQFPMPPQQFGQRPMVPPPPGPMMRGPPSGPPRPGMPNAPPPRPGMPPPPGAPVFRPGMPPPPPNAQQQQQNQQQQ, encoded by the coding sequence ATGTCGATGTCAAAGAGTTCGAAGATGCTTCAATTCATAAATTACCGGATGCGCGTCACGATCCAAGACGGCCGGCAACTTGTCGGCAAATTCATGGCTTTCGACCGCCACATGAACCTCGTCCTCGGCGACTGCGAAGAGTTTCGTAAGCTTCCTCCCGCCAAGGGAAAGAAGAACAACACTAACGAGGAGCGCGAGGACCGCCGCACTCTTGGCCTTGTCCTTCTCAGGGGCGAAGAGGTAATTTCCATGACCGTCGAAGGCCCTCCTCCTCCCGAAGAGTCACGTGCCAAGGCCGTGTCCGCATCTGCCGTTGCTGGCCCTGGCATTGGTCGCGCTGCTGGTCGTGGTGTCCCCGCTGCTCCCCTTGTTCAAGCTCAGCCTGGCCTCGCTGGCCCCGTTCGCGGTGTTGGTGGGCCCGCTCCCGGCATGATGCAGCCACAGATCTCGCGGCCGCCAATACCACAACTCTCCGCTCCACCAATGACTTACCCAGCTACTTCAGGTGGACCCCCTGTGATTCGACCGCCGGGTCAGATGCCGCCTCCTGTTTACCCAGGTCAGGGTCCGCCAATGGCGCGGGGTCCACCACCGCAGGGGCCGCCACAGGGTTTTGGTGTGAGGCCACCTCAGCAGTTTCCTATGCCGCCTCAGCAGTTTGGGCAGAGACCTATGGTCCCGCCGCCGCCTGGGCCGATGATGAGAGGACCTCCATCTGGCCCGCCAAGGCCAGGGATGCCCAACGCACCTCCTCCTCGTCCTGGGATGCCTCCTCCACCTGGTGCTCCTGTCTTTCGTCCGGGTATGCCACCTCCTCCACCAAATgctcagcagcagcagcagaatCAGCAACAACAGTGA